From Pseudomonas sp. CCI4.2, one genomic window encodes:
- a CDS encoding alpha/beta hydrolase yields the protein MSVLQRNNVQVIGEGSMTLVFAHGFGCDQHMWRFMAPIFAARFKVVLFDLVGSGSSEIAAYSHDKYNSLEGYASDLLEIIDEVSVGPVIYVGHSVSAMIGVLADLRSPGRFIGHVMIGPSPCYINDGDYNGGFTRADIDSLLDTLESNYLGWSSTMAPAIMGAPEQPELGVELANSFCRTDPDIAKQFARVTFTTDNRKEVAQLTTSTLILQCSDDFIAPLLVGEYLQHTLPNSTLRLIENVGHCPHLSAPSACIDAMNEFLLPFEARGHV from the coding sequence ATGTCCGTACTGCAACGCAATAATGTGCAGGTCATCGGGGAAGGCTCTATGACCCTGGTTTTTGCCCATGGTTTTGGCTGTGACCAGCATATGTGGCGTTTTATGGCACCGATTTTTGCGGCCCGGTTCAAGGTCGTGCTGTTCGATCTGGTGGGCAGCGGCTCGTCAGAGATAGCGGCGTATTCCCATGACAAATACAACTCGTTGGAGGGTTACGCGAGTGACCTGCTGGAAATCATTGATGAAGTGAGCGTCGGCCCGGTTATTTATGTCGGGCATTCGGTCAGCGCGATGATTGGCGTTTTGGCCGACCTGCGGTCGCCGGGACGCTTCATCGGACACGTGATGATCGGCCCGTCGCCGTGCTACATCAATGATGGCGATTACAACGGCGGTTTTACTCGCGCTGACATCGACTCCCTGCTCGACACTCTGGAAAGCAATTACCTCGGCTGGTCCAGCACCATGGCCCCGGCCATCATGGGCGCGCCCGAGCAACCTGAACTGGGTGTGGAACTGGCTAACAGCTTTTGCCGCACCGACCCGGACATCGCCAAACAATTCGCCCGCGTCACCTTCACCACCGACAACCGTAAAGAGGTTGCTCAATTGACCACCTCAACGCTGATTCTTCAGTGCAGCGATGATTTTATTGCGCCGCTACTGGTCGGTGAGTACCTGCAACACACTCTGCCCAATAGCACGTTGCGACTGATTGAGAACGTCGGCCATTGCCCCCATTTGAGTGCGCCCAGCGCGTGCATTGATGCGATGAACGAATTCCT